CATGGGGGTCGGCCTCTCGATCAGCCGGACGATCGTGGAATCTCACGGCGGCAAGATCTGGGCGGAATCCGTTCCCGGCGAGGGTACGAGCTTCCATTTCACTCTTAGAACCATCGATATGGAGGACATGGCCAGTGTCGAACACGCCGATCGTGTATGTGGTGGATGATGACATTGGAGTGCGAAAAGCTCTTTCGTTTCTGCTGGTATCGGCCGGGCTGAACGTTCGTGTCTACGAGTCCGCGAAAGCATTCCTCGATGAGGTTCAAGATCCCGGCAGATGTTGCATCGTTACAGATGTCCGCATGCCCGGCATCGACGGCCTGGAGTTCATCCGCCGCCTCCATGGTCGTGGCCTGAATGTGCCGGTTGTCGTCATGACCGGGCACGCGGACATTCCTCTCGCGGTTGAGGCCATGAAGGTGGGAGCCATCGACTTTCTCGAGAAGCCCTTCCGGGAAGACCGCTTCTTGGAAGTGGTGCGCTTCGCATTGGTGTGCGATGAGAAAAGCGTCCGTAAGAATCAGGAGCTTCTTCGCACTCAAGCCAGACTGCAATCGCTGTCTCAGCGGGAGCGCCAGGTACTCGACGGCCTCGTCGCCGGAAAAGCCAATAAGATGATCGCCCACGAGCTGAACATCAGCATCCGCACCGTGGAAATCCATCGATCCAACGTGATGTCCAAGATGGAAGCGAAGAGCCTTTCCGAGCTGATCCGCATGGCTCTGTTTCTCGAAGTGGCTACCGGCAACTAGGCGGGCAGAGCGGTACAGGCGCCCCGGCCCTGTAACCGGCATGTCATGCTCATCCATAGCGCCCTTCTCTCACCTCTGACGTGGTGGAACTCCACACGCCTGCCTCACAATTCTTCGATAAGGCTTTAAGATCCGCATGCCTGAAGTCAGACACATTTCCTCGGCTCCACGAGATCAGGCTGCAGAAGGTTCTAATGGCGACACTCACGTCGTCGCGAACCATAATCGCTGGTCGCGGGTTGTTTTCGACGTCAGGGACGTTTCTAGCGATACCTGGTGCGAGGTCGGATTTGAGATCGCCTGGCATCCGGAAGAGGAAGCGCGGCCCGTTCACGACTTCGCATCGGTCGGCATCGATTTCATGGCGGGGGATGGATCGAGTATCGATTTCGCCTATGTCCCGGGTTTATCCAGGACGCAGATCGATCCTCATAGCCATTACATCTCTGGGCCTGCCTATTATGATCGAAGCAGCGACCATTCCCATTCGGCTCGGGTGCTCTTCAATGTCTTCATCCCGGCTCCAGCACGCCACCTGACCCTTACGATCCGCAGCTGGCGCAACTCGCATCCGTTTACGATCCGCGATCTAAAAGTTCGTCAAAGTGCTCAGACATCTCTGCCTGCTCCTGCGGAACCCACAGGGCTCCAGGCAGAGGACAAGCCAGTACCGGCTTCACGCCGCGCCTGGTGGAATTTGAGTACGACGCCGCACTGGCTGAATTATGGTGTCGCCCCTGGTCATCCGCTCATCGTCCGTGGGCAACTGATCAACAGCGGCAAAGCAAGTGATGGAGCCTTGGCCCGGATCATCTTCCGGGATGCCAAGGGCAAGCAACTCCCCCCTCCCTATGACGGCATCACGTCCTTACCGGCCTACGGGCCCGTCCTCGACATCCCGATCCATCGACAGGCAAGGCGCTTCACGCTTGAACTAGAGCCTCCGTCAGGTGCGGCAACAGTCGAACTCGGCTTCCAGGTCTCAGAGGATGAATCTCAGATCAGCTTGGTCACTCCTCTTGAGGTTTCCATCGGAGACGATCTCCTGCTTGAGAACATTCTAGGAGACGCGATTTCCAATTCGCTTAGCTTCGTGGAGAAGGTCTACGATCGCCTCCACGTTCAGGTTTATCCTGAAACTCAGCGTATGCCTGCGAGCCTAATCGATAAATCGATCGATCCGAGCAATCTCGGACCTCTGTTCACCTTCCATGATCGACTGAGAGCCATCCAGCTCGGGGAAGCGCTGGCGATCACCGATGGCCGCTTGACCCTGTGCGGTCTTGAGCCCTGGCCTCTTCCGGAATCTTTCGAGTGGACGGAAGATCCTTACAAGTCTCCAGCATGGCGCGTGGAATTCCAGTCCCTTTCGTGGCTCCTTGACCTCGCCACCCGGCCGGACCTCGGTGGCCCTGCGAGAGCTGTGGACCTTGCGCTGTCCTGGGTGCGGTCCAACCCCTGGGATGAGCCCAAAGACGCCTTGAGCACATATCCGCGGTCGATGGCGACACGCACAGAAGTGCTTCTGCATCTTCTTGCGCTGACAGCAGCCTCAAAGAACGGTAAGGATATCAAGCGCCGGCAGGCTCTCTTCGCCGAGATTATAAGATACGGTTTCGCCCTCTCCGAGATCGCAAGCCAGAATATCTTCTCGCCCTCCCTCATTCAGCTGCGTACCGCATGTGCGTTGCTTGCCGTCGCCCGCGCCAATCCTCTCTTTCCCTTGGCGTCTTACTGGGCATCCATCGCTCTCGCCCAACTCAGCGCTGGCTTCGAGCAGCTGATCGGCCCCGATGGCTCGTCAGTCGAACAATCTCTTCATGACCGGCTTGAGATGATCTCCATCGGATTGCTCTTGGCGCACAGCCTAAAGGACAGTCCCGAGGCAAGGGAGTTTCGAGAGCGCCTGACCGTCCGCCTGAGTGCCGGCCTCAAAGTCATCGTCGGGATGACCGACCCCGGCGGAGTGCTGCCGCCTCTCGGCGATACGCCGCGCGGCTATCATCATGCATCCTGGCTGAGACGGCTGATCTCCAGTTACGGACGACCGCTTCTGGCAGATGCCGAACTGGCACAGGAGCTGTCCTATCCGACAGGTCCACGGATGTTCACGTCCGAAGGGGACGGCATCGTCGTCCTCCGGGATTATGAGCGAAAGCCGCACTGGAGCTACTTCTGTGCTTCCTTCGGCGAGCAGCGCCATGAGAATGGTCATTTCAACTGCTCGTCCTTTGTGTACACGGCCCGTGGCACCCGGTGGATCACGGATCCCGGAGGATCAAGCCTCCATGACACGGGTTCGATCCGGCATTTTCTGACATCGTCGCGAGCTCACAACATCGCCGGCCCGGACGGGAGAGATCAGTCATCGGGCCATGGGTGGATCGAGGCCAGAACGTCGTTCAATCACGCGAATATCATTCGCATCGGGACGAACGTCTATGGCCCCGGTTACGATCACGCCCGCGTTTTCATATG
This region of Microvirga mediterraneensis genomic DNA includes:
- a CDS encoding heparinase II/III domain-containing protein, whose translation is MPEVRHISSAPRDQAAEGSNGDTHVVANHNRWSRVVFDVRDVSSDTWCEVGFEIAWHPEEEARPVHDFASVGIDFMAGDGSSIDFAYVPGLSRTQIDPHSHYISGPAYYDRSSDHSHSARVLFNVFIPAPARHLTLTIRSWRNSHPFTIRDLKVRQSAQTSLPAPAEPTGLQAEDKPVPASRRAWWNLSTTPHWLNYGVAPGHPLIVRGQLINSGKASDGALARIIFRDAKGKQLPPPYDGITSLPAYGPVLDIPIHRQARRFTLELEPPSGAATVELGFQVSEDESQISLVTPLEVSIGDDLLLENILGDAISNSLSFVEKVYDRLHVQVYPETQRMPASLIDKSIDPSNLGPLFTFHDRLRAIQLGEALAITDGRLTLCGLEPWPLPESFEWTEDPYKSPAWRVEFQSLSWLLDLATRPDLGGPARAVDLALSWVRSNPWDEPKDALSTYPRSMATRTEVLLHLLALTAASKNGKDIKRRQALFAEIIRYGFALSEIASQNIFSPSLIQLRTACALLAVARANPLFPLASYWASIALAQLSAGFEQLIGPDGSSVEQSLHDRLEMISIGLLLAHSLKDSPEAREFRERLTVRLSAGLKVIVGMTDPGGVLPPLGDTPRGYHHASWLRRLISSYGRPLLADAELAQELSYPTGPRMFTSEGDGIVVLRDYERKPHWSYFCASFGEQRHENGHFNCSSFVYTARGTRWITDPGGSSLHDTGSIRHFLTSSRAHNIAGPDGRDQSSGHGWIEARTSFNHANIIRIGTNVYGPGYDHARVFICLDNLSAIAVFDCFRGSGASLSFVGNLHFEENVAVALTSSNLAIGFHGKNRLRMVPHAVAGEYNGMAILNGCNDRRGSLQGFVSHTRGGLRPANVLTYTFSGSGDVCGGMILTISDQGFRRIMDLLATPEVRTMLQMPGRQRSIAPQDPIVS
- the fixJ gene encoding response regulator FixJ encodes the protein MSNTPIVYVVDDDIGVRKALSFLLVSAGLNVRVYESAKAFLDEVQDPGRCCIVTDVRMPGIDGLEFIRRLHGRGLNVPVVVMTGHADIPLAVEAMKVGAIDFLEKPFREDRFLEVVRFALVCDEKSVRKNQELLRTQARLQSLSQRERQVLDGLVAGKANKMIAHELNISIRTVEIHRSNVMSKMEAKSLSELIRMALFLEVATGN